The Chloroflexota bacterium genomic sequence TGCTGGCCCAATGCCGGACCAACTGGAGGAGCCGGGTTTGCCTTGCCTGCCGGAATCTGTAATTTTATGATCGCTTTAACCTTTTTTGCCATGCTCGATGTTCCTCATGCACCGCGATTGAGCGGTGAAAGAATGTGTTACACTTTTTCTAGTTGTAAAAAATCTACGTCGACCGGAGTCTCCCGATTGAAGAATGATACCATGATCCGTGCCCGGCCTTTGTCCGGGAAAAGCTCATCCACCGTGCCGGTGAACTCGGCAAAAGAACCCTCCACGATACGTACCTTCTGGCCAACCTTGAAATCGACCTTGATCTTGGGCTCTTCCGACTCCAGCTTTTGCAGGATTCTCTGGACTTCCTCGTCGGGAAGGGGCGTTGGCTTATTGCCCATGCCGACAAAGCCAGTCACATTGGGCGTATTACGCACCACGTACCATGATTCCTCGTCCATGATCATCTGGACAAGGACGTAGCCAGGGAAGACCCGCTTTTCTACGATACGCCGCTGGCCATCCTTGAGTTCGATTTCCTCT encodes the following:
- the nusG gene encoding transcription termination/antitermination protein NusG; amino-acid sequence: MEVPENARWYVVHSYSGYENKVKRNLEHRIESMDMQNKIFQVVVPTEEEIELKDGQRRIVEKRVFPGYVLVQMIMDEESWYVVRNTPNVTGFVGMGNKPTPLPDEEVQRILQKLESEEPKIKVDFKVGQKVRIVEGSFAEFTGTVDELFPDKGRARIMVSFFNRETPVDVDFLQLEKV